In Terriglobus aquaticus, the genomic window CCGGTGTTATTGAGCCGCCCGGCGGCGCTGCCAGCGGGTCGCTGGTGTACTGCAACGTGTTCTCGAAGTAAGGCGAGTAGACGTTGACCTTGTAATTGCTCAGGAGGCGGATCTGCTTCTTCTGGAACTCAAGCGTGGGGACCGGGCCGCGAGAGACGTCGTCGTGCAGGCCGCGGTACTTCAGCGCAGGCCAGTCACGGACGCTGGCCAGGTGCAGCACGGGGCCTGTGTTCGCGGCGCTGTCAACGAGCTGCTTGATCGTTTGCGCACCGTAGAACACGCCGGCAGGCGTTGCGCCGATCACAGCCAGACCGCTGCCGCGCGGAACGATGACGTAGCCCTCGGCCTGCATTTCGGGCGACAGAGCGGCGCCGCCGAGTGCGGCACGGCCTTCGCTCGAGCTACTGCGCAGAAGCGTGATGCTGACGGGCGCAGCCGCTGAGACTGCCACGCCACGCTCACGCAGGCCTTCCGCCAGGTCCTGCGCGGCAAAGCTGTCGTCCGCGTCACAGCCGTTACACAACACGCTGATGCCGTTGGAAAGCGGGACTGAGCGCTGATCCTGCATTTCGCGAGGCATGGGTACTAAGGCCAATTGGGCTCGCGCTGCCGCCGAAATCACCACGGCAGACAGGGCAAGCAGGGAAGCAAAGCGGGACAACGACGGCATATCAGCAAGCTAAACCCAAATGGGCCGTTATGTCCGGGGCGCCTGTCGGCAGTGCTGTCCCCGAGAACCTGCGATGATCCCGGGCAGCGATCCTGCGGCGTCAGCCAGTTCGCCACGCCATTTGATAGGCTTGCTGTGCCCGGAGGGGTGAAAAACGTTTCGCTCCGTCCTCTATGCTCAGGAGAACTCATTCCATGCTGTTGCACGAAGACAGGCTGTTTCCGGCAGAAGGCACCGCGCGCGAGGTCGCGCGCAAGCTGTATGCCGTGGCGCGTGATCTGCCCATCATCAGCCCGCACGGCCACACCGACCCCGCCTGGTTTGCACAGAACGATGCGTTTCCCAATCCCGCCGCGCTGTTCATCCAGCCCGACCACTACATCTTCCGCATGCTGTACTCGCAAGGTGTGTCGCTGGAATCGCTCGGCATCGGCAGTCACCGCGCTGACCCACGTGAAGTCTGGCAGATCTTCGCTCGCCATTACTACCTGTTCCGTGGCACACCCACGCGCATGTGGATCGACTACGCATTTCGTTCGCTATTCGGACTAGAAGAGCGACTGAGCGAAGCGAACGCCGACGTGTTCTACGACACCATCGACAAGGCCCTGCAAACACCGGCGTTGCGGCCGCGTGCGCTGTACGACAGCTTCCGGCTTGAGGTGCTGGCGACCACCGACTCACCGCTGGACACGCTGGAGCACCACAAGGCCATTCGCGAATCGGGATGGAAGGGCCGCGTCGTTCCGACCTTCCGGCCGGACGCTGTTGTCGACTTTGAATTTGCAAACTTCCGCGGCAACATAGACAAGCTGGGCGAGATCACCGGCGAAGACACCAGCAATTACACCGGCTATCTGAACGCCCTCCGCAATCGTCGCGCCTTCTTCAAACAGATGGGTGCCACCGCGACGGATCACGGACACCTGACGGCGCGCACCGCAGACCTGTCCAAGAGTGAAGCCGAGGCACTCTACGCGAAGATCTACGGCGGCAAGGCATCGCACGAAGACGGCGAGCTGTTCCAGGCGCAGATGCTGACCGAGATGGCTGGCATGAGCGTGGAAGACGGCCTCGTGATGCAACTGCACCCGGGCTCCGTGCGCAATCACAACTCTGGCCTGTATGAGAAGTTTGGCCGCGACAAGGGTGCTGACATTCCCGCGCCGACCGAGTACGTCCGCAGCCTGCGGCCGCTGCTGACGAAGTACGGGAACGAGTCGAACTTCACCTTTGTGCTGTTCACCCTGGATGAGTCCACGTACGCCCGTGAGCTCGCTCCGCTGGCCGGCCATTATCCTTGCTTGCGCCTTGGTCCGGCGTGGTGGTTCCATGATTCGCCCGAAGGCATGATGCGGTACCGCGAACAGGTGACGGAGACCGCCGGCTTCTACAACACGGCCGGCTTCAACGACGACACGCGCGCCCTGCTCAGCATTCCTGCCCGGCACGATGTCGCTCGCCGTGTGGATTGCGCGTTCCTCGGTCGCCTCGTCGCCGAGCACCGCATCGACGAGGACGAGGCATTCGAGCTGATCGAAGATCTGACCGTGAACCTTGCGCGCAAGGTGTACCGCCTGTGAGCACCTTGCTCGCCATCGGATCGCCGCAGACGGAGCTGACGCCCGCCGAGGTGGAGAAGCACCTGCGCGAGGCGTTGGCAAAGCTAGGCCCGCGCAAGAAGGTGCTGGCTCTTCCACCGGATTTCTCGCGCTTCCACTCGCAGGCCGGTCTGTTGACCGAGCTGACGTGGCGGCACTACGGCGACGCCCTGACCGACGTGCTGCCGGCTCTCGGAACGCACAAGCCGATGACGGATCGCGAGATCGCGACCATGTTCGGCCAGACGCCGCGCGAACTCTTCCGCGTGCACGACTGGCGCAACGACGTGGTCACGCTGGGCGAGGTGCCGGGCGAGTTCATGCACGAGGTCAGCGAGGGCAAACTCGACTACACCTGGCCCGCGCAGGTGAACAAGCTGGTGCGTGACGGCGGACACGACCTGATCCTGTCGATTGGCCAGGTGGTGCCGCACGAAGTGATCGGCATGGCGAATCACAACAAGAACGTGTTCGTGGGCACCGGCGGTGTCATGGGCATTCACCGCTCGCACTTTCTTGGCGCGGTGTACGGCATGGAGCGCATCATGGGGCGCGCCGATACGCCGGTGCGCGCTGTGTTGAACTATGCCAGCGAACACTTCGCGCAGAACCTGCCGATCGTGTATGTGCTGACGGTCGTGGGCAAGAACGCAGCGGGGCAGCTTGCCATCCGCGGCCTGTTTATTGGCGACGACCTGGACTGCTTCTACAAGGCCGCGGAACTCGCCCTGCAGGTCAACTTCGTCATGATGGATCGCGAGATCAAGAAAGCCGTCGTGTACCTGGACCCGCATGAGTTCAAGAGCACGTGGCTGGGCAACAAGAGTGTTTACCGCACGCGCATGGCGCTGGCGGATGAAGGCGAACTGATTGTGCTGGCGCCCGCGGTTCACGAGTTCGGCGAAGACCCGACCATTGACAAACTGATCCGCCGCTATGGGTACTACGGCACGCCCAAGACGCTGGAGTGGGTCAAGGAAGACCCCGAACTTGCCGGTAATCTGAGCGCGGCGGCACACCTGATTCACGGGTCCAGCGAGGGCCGCTTCCAGATCACATACTGTCCGGGTCACCTCTCGCGCGAGGAGATCGAGAAGGCGGGTTTCCAATACGGTGATCCGCAACAAATGATGCAGAAGTACAACCCGGACAAGCTCAGCGACGGATGGAATACCGTCGATGGCGAGGAGATCTTCTACGTGTCGAATCCCGGGCTGGGGTTGTGGACGTACAAGGAGCGTTTTCAATGACGGCAGGCAGCACGGAGACCGCGCGCCGTCGACAGATCTTCGTCCTCATGGGCGTCAGCGGCTCCGGCAAATCGACCATCGGCACGCTTCTAGCCCAGCGTTTGCACATCCCGTTCCTGGATGCGGACGACTTCCACCCGCAGGCGAACAAGGACAAGATGCACGCCGGTCATCCACTCACGGACGAGGATCGCTGGCCGTGGCTTGCCACGCTCAATCGCCTGCTGCGGGATCATGCGGCGCAGGGCACCGGGTGCGTGCTCGCCTGCTCCGCGCTTCGCGAGGTGTATCGCGACAAGCTGGCAGACGGCTTGCCCCCGGGCACCGTCGACTTCGTCCTGTTGCAAGGCTCGCGCGAACTGATCCAGAGCCGCCTCGCCCAGCGACGCCACGAGTTCATGAACAGCAAGCTGCTGGATAGCCAGTTTGCCACCCTTGAGACGCCGGACGACGCGATCAAGGTCACAAACGATCGCAGTCCCGACCAGGTCGTCGACGACATCCTGCAACAGGAACACCTGGCCTGAGCCAGCCGCTTCAGGTCATTGCCAAAGGAGCAAACATTTTGGGTAAGAACTTATTCGATCTGACCGGCAAGGTTGCCGTCGTCACCGGCGGCACCTCCGGCATCGGTCTGGCCATTGCACTTGGGCTGGCCGACGCAGGAGCGCACGTGATCGCTAGCTCGCGACGCATGGAGCAGGTGGAAGAGGCCGCCGCGAAGATCGAGGAGCGTGGCGTGCGCACCCTGCGTCTCGCCTCTGACGTGAAGGATCGTGCCTCCCTGCAGCAGCTTTGCGACGCCACGCTGCAGCAGTTCGGACAGGTGGACATCCTGGTCAACTCGGCTGGCAAGATCAAGCGCGAGCCTACGCTCACGGTCAGCGAAGAGACCTGGAACGACATCATGGACACGAATCTGACAGGTACCCTGCGCGCCTGCCAGATCTTCGGCAAGCCCATGCTCGACTGTGGCTACGGACGCATCGTCAACATCGCGTCATTGAACAGTTACGTGTCGCTGAAGGAAGTGACCGCGTACGCATGCAGCAAGGCCGCGGTCAACGCCCTAACGCGGTCGCTCGCAGTGGAGTGGAGCAGCAAAGGCGTGACGGTGAACGCGGTTGCGCCCGGTGTGTTCCGCACCGCTCTGAATGCGGAGCTGCTGGACAAGAGCGAGCGCGGCAAAGAGTTGCGCATGCGCACGCCCATGGGCCGATTCGGACAAACCGAAGAGACGGTGGGCGCAGCGGTGTATCTTGCCAGTGATGCCGCCAGCTTTGTTACCGGCGAGACCATTGTGGTCGACGGCGGCTTTCTCGCCAGCGGCGTGAACCAGTAGCTTCAACGAACGATCAAGGAGCCGCAATGTTTCGCACCCTTTCCTTCGCTACACTCGCCATCGCGGCTGCGGTCGCGTCAGTATCGGCCCGCGCTCAGGCCACGCAGCCGCCCATGGACACCAACCCAATCGACGTGCGCACGGCCGCGCAGATCGACAAGCAGGCGCACGAGTTCCTGGAGCAGGCGCGCACTAAGCCGGATGGCGCAGTAAGCACGACACTGGAGCGCTACCCCGGCCACCTGACCATGCTGACCGCGCGCACCAAGCCCGGTGGGGCCGAGCTTCACAAGAACTGGAACGACTTCTTCTTTGTGCTCGACGGCGAGGCCACCGAAGTAACCGGCGGCACCATTGAGGACGCGAAAGAAACCACTCCGGGCGAGATCCGAGGTAAGCGCGTGGTCGGCGGAACGGAGCACCCCATGCACAAAGGCGACGTGATCCACATTGCGCCCGGAACGCCGCACCAGACCGTGGTCCCCGAGGGCAAGTACTTCCTGTACTACGTCGTCAAAGTGCAAGTGCCCGACGCAGCCGCAGCCAGCAATTAGGAGAGCACCATGAAGTTGTTGCAGATGGCGGATGCTGTTCGCTACCCGCGCATGACCACGGCAGAGTTGCGCAAGACCTTTCTGCTGGAGGATCTCTTCCAGCCCGGCAAGATCGGTTTTACCTACGTTGACCTGGATCGCACGGTGATCGGATCGGCCGTACCGGGTGCCCAGCCGCTTTCCTTGCCCACCGACCCGGCGCTGCGTTCGGACTTTTTCCTGGAGCGCCGGGAACTCGGCGTTCTGAACGTAGGCGGCAAAGGCACGGTCAGCGTGGACGGCCAGACCTTCGCGACGGACAAGCTGGATTGCTTATACGTGGGCCGTGGCAGCAAGGAGGTGACGTTCAGCAGCGAAGCGGAAGACGATCCCGCGGCTTTCTATCTGCTCAGCTATCCGGCGCACGCGCAGTATCCTACTGCGATGGTCAAGTTTGCCGACCTGCAGCCGCTTCACTTGGGCGCTGTTGAGACGTGCAACAAGCGGTCCATCTATAAGGCCATCTATGCCGACGGTCTGAAGAGCTGCCAGCTTGTCATGGGCTTCACGCTGCTTGAGTCCGGTTCGAACTGGAACACCATGCCGCCGCACACACACTTCCGCCGGTCCGAGGTGTACCTGTACTTCGATCTGGACCCGGCGCACCGGGTCGTTCACCTGATGGGACCGCCGCAGGAAACGCGGCACCTGCTGGTCAGCAATCGGCAGGTAATCGTATCGCCTGGCTGGTCGATTCACGCTGGTGTGGGCACCAGCCGCTACGCCTTCTGCTGGGGCATGGGCGGCGAGAACCAGGCCTACGACGACATGGACGGCGCACCGATTGCGGAGCTTCGCTAGTCATGCGGACCGATCGGGAATCATCGGAACTCCTCCCCGTCCGCCCGGCCAAGGAATGTCGCTGGGATCTCATGAGTCTCGGCGAAGTGATGCTGCGCTTCGATCCCGGCGAGGACCGCATTGCAACCACTCGCAGTTTCCGTGTGTGGGAGGGTGGGGGCGAATACAACGTCGCGCGCGGTCTGCGGCGATGCTTCGGTATGCGCTCTGCAATCGTGACCGCGCTCGTTGACAATCCCGTCGGTCGCCTGGTGGAAGACCTGATGCTGCAGGGCGGTGTCGACATCACGCAGGTGCTGTGGCGAGACTACGACGGCATCGGCCTCGAAGCGCGCAATGGCATTTACTTCCTGGAGCGCGGCTTTGGCGCGCGCGGCGCGTTGGGAAGCATGGACCGGGGTCATACGGCGATCTCGCAACTCAAGCCGGGCGACATTGATTGGGGCCGTCTGTTTGGGCAGGCCGGCTCCCGCTGGTTCCACACCGGAGGCGTATTCTGCGCGCTCAGCGAGACCACGCCGCTGGTTGCGCGCGAAGCCATGCAGGCAGCCAAGCGGCATGGCGCGATCGTCTCCTACGATTGCAACTATCGTCCGTCGCTGTGGAAGGCGCGTGGCGGGCGGCTTGCCGCAACCCGGGTGAATCGCGAGCTCGCGCCCTACGTCGACGTGCTGTTTGGGCACGAAGGCGACCTCTCTCTTGAATTGGGAGAACACTCCAGCGGGCCGCCGTCGCACACGCCGGAAAGCTACGCTGCCATGGCGGATCGCGTCATGCAGGCCCACCCAAACTTCCGTGTCATGGCAACGGCCACGCGCCGACCGCGCACGGCCAACCGCAACGACTGGGGTGGCTACGCGTTTGCCAACGGCCAGCTCTACGTGGGCCGTGCGATGGAAGACCTGGAGATTTTCGACCGTGTTGGCGGCGGTGATTCCTTCGCTTCCGGTCTGATCTACGGTTTGCTCTCGGGACAGGATGTTCCGTACGCCTTGCAATGCGGCATTGCGCACGGCGCACTGGCCATGACGACCCCCGGCGATTCCAGCTTTGCCACGCTTGCTGAAGTGGAGCGCCTGATGGCGGGTGCTGGGGCGGGAGTTCAGCGGTGAGTGCGAGGGACGTCATCAATCTGCAGCAGAAGCTGAACGCCGTGAAGGAACACTGGCGTCCGCACGTCGTCGCCGAACTGAACGGCCAGGAGGTCAAGGTGGTGAAACTGCTGGGAGAGTTTCCCTGGCATCATCACGACGACGTGGACGAACTCTTCATCGGCTGGCGCGGTACGTTCCGCATGGAGTTCCGAGATCGATCGGTCAGCATCGGTCCAGGGCAGTGCCTGGTTGTTCCTCGCGGTGTCGAACACCGGCCCGTGGCCGATCAGGAAGCCGAGATCCTGCTCTTCGAGCCTGCTGGCGTGCGCAATACCGGCAACATTCTGGACGATCGATTCACCGCGCCAAGCCCCGTTCACATTTAGCACCCACCATGCCAGGAAGACCTATGCAAAAGTCCGACGTCCTGAAACGCATGCAGCAAACCGGTCTGGTTCCGGTCCTGCGCGGCTCCTCCACCGAAGAAGCTCTCAGCATTGCGCGGGCAATTGCTGCCGGCGGTGTCAACGTGCTGGAGGTGACGATGACAGTGCCCGGAGCCATGGAGGTGATCCGGAAGCTTGTGCGCGAGGAGCCCCAAGTGCTGGTGGGCGCAGGCACCGTGCTCGATCCGGAGACCGCCCGCATCTGCATGCTGGAGGGTGCGCAGTTCATCGTCAGCCCGGCTACCAACCCGGCGACCATCGAGATGTGCCGCCGCTACTCCGTTGCGATCTTGCCCGGCGCGCTTACACCGACTGAGGTAGTCACGGCGTGGCAGGCGGGCGCGGACGTGATCAAGGTCTTCCCGGCGAGCGCCATGGGCGGCGCCAAGTACCTGAAGAGCCTCAAGGCACCGCTACCCCAGGTGGAGCTCATTCCGACCGGCGGAGTTTCCGTCGCTACGGCGCGCGAGTTCCTGGAAGCGGGTGCGTTCGCGTTAGGTGTTGGAGCCGATCTGGCCGACCCTAGGGCCATCGCTTCCGGCACGCCGCACACGATCACGGAGACCGCGCGCAACTACCTGCGCGCTATTGCTGATTTCCGCGCCACCACGGCACAGGTGCAGTCGGACTAGGGGAAATCTCCGGCTGCTAGGCAGGCGGCCGCACTGCCCATAGGGCGGGCTGCGTCACTGGATGCTCGCGCCGTATCTCGGCATCTGCAGCATCGGCTGGCTTCATCGCCTGCCACAGGTCCACATAGTCCTGCCGGTTCCACGCGCGGCCGCCCAGCAGCAGCACGTTTTCACGCATCGGCTGCTGGCTGAACCGCCGTGTGTCCGCGGGGTAGGGCCACTGGCCACGGCTTTGCAGAAACGGGTAGGCCCATGCAACAGCTGCTCGCATGCCTCGCCCGTCGGGCAAGGTGAACGGCCAGGCGCTCTCAAACGGCGTACTCACCGACTCGCACACGCTGCCCATGCATTCCAGCAGCAGCATGGATTCCGCATACGGTCGCTGCGTCGTCAGCGCATACGGGAAATAGCCGTCCAGGTGCAGTTGGCGCAGCAACTTGTCCCGGAAGCGATGACCGCAGTCGCGCCACACGGCATCATTGCGCGCGAAACGCGCGAGCTCGCTCGCCTGCATCGTCCAGAAGATTGCGTCGGCACGCGTGCTGTCGCGCGCCACGGCGCCGCGCGCGGACTCGCTGAACCAGCGCAGGAGCTCGGACGCCCATGCCCGGACGCCGTCGGCCAGTGCCGGGTCTGTCCCAGGCGCGGCGCACACAAACGAAGCAGCCCGCGCGAACTCAGCCAGCGCAAGCGTGAAGCGCAGCGGATTCAGCCGCAGGTCCGTCTCGGTTTTGGCTGCGGTTGCGCTCCCATCAGCCGTGTTGTCCAGCGTTGGTGTCATGCGTGTCTGCGGTGTGATGCACCATGCCTGCAGTTGCGCCTGAGCCCGTTCGAGATACTTGCTGTCTGAGGTCAGCCGCCACGCTGCTATCAGAGCCGCCACAGCCGCCGCCATGCGGGACAGCAGATCCGCATGCCCCGTAAAGCCGGTGACATCTCCGGCCGCATCGAGCGTGGCGTCACAGAAGAACCCATTGCCGCTCTTGGCGCCCGGGGCAGCAACGCTAGTGATCGTCAGTATGGGCCCGCTGAGCGCGGCATCCGCGGCTCGAATGGTCCGAGCACGGTCGAACTCCGCTACGTTGAAGTGGACACCTGTGGCCTGCGCGGCCATGCGCCGCAAGCAGCCGAATGTGGCCGCCATTGTGGCTCCGCTGAGCGCCTCCCTGCGAGTCATGCGCCTCATGCCCTCGAGTGTAACGGCGAGCAGAGAGACTTGGTTGCGAGGGCGTCAGCGCGGCTAGCGCGATCGGGGCGCAGCACCATCCGGCGCAGTTTGCTGCAAGTGCTTCCGCGCTTCCCACACCTTCACGTATTTCCAATGCACGTAGATGGCATGGTTCAGGTGAAAGATGAGACCTTCCGGACCGTCCAGGAAACCAGCGCGCAGCACATAGTTTTTGAACCAGCCGAACGCCGGATTGACAAAGCTGGTGGCCAGCAGCAACCACGACGGCCGGTCCTGCAGCTTGCGCGTCAGGGCCGCTACGGTGCCGGTGGAGTACTCGTTCATGTGGTCCAGGTAGTTGGCGAAATCAGGGTATCCGTAGTGCTGCAGATGATGCGTCAGCCGGCCTTTTCCGCTGTCGTACTGCGGCGTACCGTGCGGGCCGATGCTCTCGTCCACCATCGTCACGCCGCGCCTCCAGAGCCGCAGCTTGTCGTCCGGGTACAGCCCACCGTGGCGCATCCATCGCGTCAGGAAGATGTTGAGCCTCGGGATCCAGAAGGCCTCTTTGTCGGCGCTTTTTACAGCCTGTTCGATTTCGCGAGCCAGTTCCGGTGTGACGACTTCATCCCCGTCTAACAGCAGGATCCAGTCGCCCGTGCACTTCCGGATGGCAACGTTCTTCTGCTCCGCGTGCCCCTTGAAGTCGCGATTGAAGTAGTGCTCGGCACCGTACTCGCGCGCAATCTCCGGAGAGCGATCTTTCGATCCGGAGTCCACAATGACGATCTGGTCGATCCATCCCTGCAGCGCTGCCAAGGTGCGGGGCAGGTTCTTTTCCTCATTCGTGGCGATCATCGCCACGGAGATGGTTGGCCGGTCAGGATGTGCGCTCGTCGGCATCGCGCTTGATTGTAGCGAAGCCGCGAGCGCAATCGCAGATCAGGCGCTGCGTCGGTTGAACGTGACTGAATTCGCCTGGTCGATGCTGGTCAGCAACAGCGACGACACGTTCACGTGCGCCGGGCGCGTCACGGCATACCGGATCGCGTCCGCCACATCCTCCGGAGTCAGGGGTGTGATGTTCTGGTACACCTTGGCCGCGCGTTCCTTGTCGCCGCGGAAACGCACTTCGCTGAAGTCGGTTTGCACCATGCCTGGATCTACGCTGGTGACACGCACGGCGGTGCCCATCAGGTCGATGCGAAGGCCCTCGCTGATCGAGCGCTCCGCCGCCTTGGTAGCGCAGTACACGCTGCCGCCGGCGTAGGCCAGCCACCCCGCGGTGGAACCCAGGCTGACCACGTGGCCGGCATTGCGCTGTACCATGCCGGGGACCACGGCCCGTGTCACGTACAGCAGGCCCTTGGTGTTGGTGTCAATCATCTCTTCCCAGTTTTCCGGGTCGTCCTGCCACAGCTTTTCCAGCCCGCGCGCCAGGCCCGCGTTGTTGACCAGGATCGCGATCTCCGCAAACTCCTTCGGCAGCCCTGCAATGGCTGCCTCGACTTCGTGGCGCTGCCGGACATCGAACGCCACGGGATGCACCGCTGCGGCACCTGCCTGTTTCACCGCTTCGACCGTCTCCGTCAAGCGGTCCAGCGTGCGTGCCGTCAGCACCAGGGCACACCCTTCCTCCGCTAGTGCCAACGCCGTTGCTCGCCCAATGCCTGCGCTTGCGCCAGTGATCAGCGCCACCTTCCCCTGCAAGTTCTGACCCACGATCTTCACTCCTGCTGCCTCTAGCAATGAGATGCAAAAGCGAAGGCCGCTCAACAGGAGCGGCCTTCGCTGTACGGGTTTGGGTCTCTACTGCGCCGGGCCTGCCGGTGCAGCCGTGCCGGTCGGCGCAGCGTTCCCTGCTGGAGTCGCGGTCGGGTCCTGCGTCTGGACGCCGATCGACGGGCCGGAAACGACCATCTCCACACGGCGATTCTGCGCTCGTCCCGCGGCGGTGCTGTTGTCGGCGACAGGGTTCGTCTTGCCATAGCCGACAGCGGTGATGTTCGCCGCGCTGACACCCTGCTGCACCAGGAAGTCCTGCGTTGCCCGCGCACGGCTGTCGCTCAGCTTCTGGTTCAGTTCGTCGCTGCCGACCGAGTCCGTATATCCCTCAATCTGCAGGCGCAGGTCCGGGTATTGCTGCAGGATCGCGGAGACCTTGGCGAGCGAGATCTGTGCGTTCTGCTTCAGCGTGTACTTGCCCGTGTCGAACAGAACATCGCCCAGGGTGACGATCAGGCCGCGAGCCGTTTCCTGCGTCGCCAGCACGGCATTCAACTGGGCGCGCAGACGTTCGCGGATGGCGACAACCGACTGCTTAGCCGCGTCCGCCTGTGCGCGTGCCTGGTCTGCCGCAGCCTGTGCGTTGGCCGCATCGGCCTCGGCCCGTGCACGCTGGGCTGCTTCGCGATCCGCCGCTGCCTGCGCCTGTGCCGCTGCTGCCGCTGCCTGCGCCGCCTCCAGTTGCGACTGCTGCGCCTGCTGTTCCGCCGCATGACGCGCATCGATTTGCGCCTGCTGCGCCAATTGCTGCTGCTTGCGCAGGCTCAGGATGCGAGCATCCTCAGACCGCTGCACGGCCTCGCGAGCATAGGTGATCTCCATCTTCTCGTCGCGGTGCTTGCTCGCGTCCATCTGGTCGGCGTTCTGCAGATTGGTCCGCACCTGCGAGAGGATGTCCGGTGCAAACTGCTCTGCACCGGCCATGCGGGCAATGTTGTACGCATTGTGTGCCTCGTACAGCTCCAGTGGGCTGTGCTCGTTGCGGGTGATGGGGTCCATCACTGTCTTCGGGCCGGCAGTCTGCGCGTAGGCTCCGCGTGGCAGCAGGCTGAAGTGTGCGTTCACTTTCTCCAGCACGCCTTCAGTACGGTCATTGATGATTTCATTCTGCGCGACAACCAGGTCGCTGGGCACACGCACCGCGAAGTAGGGTTCTGCCGTGACGATCATGCCGAACGACTGCAGATTTGTGGTGACCGTCATGTCCACCTTGCCGCCGCCACCGGTCGGCAGCACCTCGCCCAGGTTGCTGGGCGTGCCGTCGGGCGTGATCGCCCACAGCACATAGGTCAGGTACTCCTGGCCAAATCCGTTGGCGGGCGTCAGGCCATCCAGGTGCAGGTTGATCGTGATGCGGCCCTTTTCGCTGTCCACCTTGGCATTACCCCGCACACTGGAGGCGAGTGGTGTGCCGACAAAGTTGATCTTGGTGGAGCCGCTGCGATGGAAGTAGTTGACCGCGTCCAGGTCGCGCGACACGACGTTCACGCGGTACAGCGGAACTCCGTTCAACTCACCAGCGGGACGCGCGGTCTGGCCTGCATTGCTCAGGCCCGCGGTCGGATTCGGTTCCTGCGCATGGAGCGCGGGGGCAGAAAGGGTAGCGGCAAGCGCCACACCCGACACAAAGATGCCGAGTCGGCTCATCAGTCGGCTTGGCTTGCAAATGGAACGGTTCACATCTGTGGTCACAACGACACTCCGGCGGCGCACCGGTTGTGCGCCTGTTATCACGGATGCGCTGCGGTGTCGAGGTGTCGCCTTCCTACCACCTTTGTGTCGCGTTCTAACCCACTCGCTTCCAGGCGGGAAACAGGTGCGTCTAAACCTGATCCACCAGCTTGTGCGAGATGGCAAACAGTGCCAACTCCAAGCGCGTGGAAACGCCGGTCTTGTCGAACGTGTTCGACAGGTGGCGCTTCACCGTCTCTTCCGAGATGTTGAACTGCTTCGCGATGTCCTTGTTTGAGCAGCCCTCGACGATGCTCTGCACCACTTCCAACTCGCGCGGCGTCAGGCCATAGGTCTTCTTCTCGGGAACAGCGGCCGCCTTCTGCATCAGGCCGTGCAGCGCCTGCAGCAGATTCATCACGCGCTCGCCGCCAATCCAGTAATCGCCGCTGTACACCGCGCGAATGGCCTCCGACAGATCGCCTGCGACCGAGTCCTTCAGCACAATGCCGCGGGCGCCGATCTGCAGCGCCTCAATCACCTGCTGGGTAGAGATGGTGCTGGTCAGCAGAATGATCTTGATGCGCGGAGACTTGCCCATGATGGCGCGCATCGCTTCCAAGCCGGGCAGCCGTGGCATCTGCACGTCCA contains:
- the uxaC gene encoding glucuronate isomerase, with amino-acid sequence MLLHEDRLFPAEGTAREVARKLYAVARDLPIISPHGHTDPAWFAQNDAFPNPAALFIQPDHYIFRMLYSQGVSLESLGIGSHRADPREVWQIFARHYYLFRGTPTRMWIDYAFRSLFGLEERLSEANADVFYDTIDKALQTPALRPRALYDSFRLEVLATTDSPLDTLEHHKAIRESGWKGRVVPTFRPDAVVDFEFANFRGNIDKLGEITGEDTSNYTGYLNALRNRRAFFKQMGATATDHGHLTARTADLSKSEAEALYAKIYGGKASHEDGELFQAQMLTEMAGMSVEDGLVMQLHPGSVRNHNSGLYEKFGRDKGADIPAPTEYVRSLRPLLTKYGNESNFTFVLFTLDESTYARELAPLAGHYPCLRLGPAWWFHDSPEGMMRYREQVTETAGFYNTAGFNDDTRALLSIPARHDVARRVDCAFLGRLVAEHRIDEDEAFELIEDLTVNLARKVYRL
- a CDS encoding lactate racemase domain-containing protein translates to MSTLLAIGSPQTELTPAEVEKHLREALAKLGPRKKVLALPPDFSRFHSQAGLLTELTWRHYGDALTDVLPALGTHKPMTDREIATMFGQTPRELFRVHDWRNDVVTLGEVPGEFMHEVSEGKLDYTWPAQVNKLVRDGGHDLILSIGQVVPHEVIGMANHNKNVFVGTGGVMGIHRSHFLGAVYGMERIMGRADTPVRAVLNYASEHFAQNLPIVYVLTVVGKNAAGQLAIRGLFIGDDLDCFYKAAELALQVNFVMMDREIKKAVVYLDPHEFKSTWLGNKSVYRTRMALADEGELIVLAPAVHEFGEDPTIDKLIRRYGYYGTPKTLEWVKEDPELAGNLSAAAHLIHGSSEGRFQITYCPGHLSREEIEKAGFQYGDPQQMMQKYNPDKLSDGWNTVDGEEIFYVSNPGLGLWTYKERFQ
- a CDS encoding gluconokinase, producing MTAGSTETARRRQIFVLMGVSGSGKSTIGTLLAQRLHIPFLDADDFHPQANKDKMHAGHPLTDEDRWPWLATLNRLLRDHAAQGTGCVLACSALREVYRDKLADGLPPGTVDFVLLQGSRELIQSRLAQRRHEFMNSKLLDSQFATLETPDDAIKVTNDRSPDQVVDDILQQEHLA
- a CDS encoding SDR family NAD(P)-dependent oxidoreductase, giving the protein MGKNLFDLTGKVAVVTGGTSGIGLAIALGLADAGAHVIASSRRMEQVEEAAAKIEERGVRTLRLASDVKDRASLQQLCDATLQQFGQVDILVNSAGKIKREPTLTVSEETWNDIMDTNLTGTLRACQIFGKPMLDCGYGRIVNIASLNSYVSLKEVTAYACSKAAVNALTRSLAVEWSSKGVTVNAVAPGVFRTALNAELLDKSERGKELRMRTPMGRFGQTEETVGAAVYLASDAASFVTGETIVVDGGFLASGVNQ
- a CDS encoding cupin domain-containing protein, producing MFRTLSFATLAIAAAVASVSARAQATQPPMDTNPIDVRTAAQIDKQAHEFLEQARTKPDGAVSTTLERYPGHLTMLTARTKPGGAELHKNWNDFFFVLDGEATEVTGGTIEDAKETTPGEIRGKRVVGGTEHPMHKGDVIHIAPGTPHQTVVPEGKYFLYYVVKVQVPDAAAASN
- the kduI gene encoding 5-dehydro-4-deoxy-D-glucuronate isomerase — encoded protein: MKLLQMADAVRYPRMTTAELRKTFLLEDLFQPGKIGFTYVDLDRTVIGSAVPGAQPLSLPTDPALRSDFFLERRELGVLNVGGKGTVSVDGQTFATDKLDCLYVGRGSKEVTFSSEAEDDPAAFYLLSYPAHAQYPTAMVKFADLQPLHLGAVETCNKRSIYKAIYADGLKSCQLVMGFTLLESGSNWNTMPPHTHFRRSEVYLYFDLDPAHRVVHLMGPPQETRHLLVSNRQVIVSPGWSIHAGVGTSRYAFCWGMGGENQAYDDMDGAPIAELR